In one window of Rhizobium sp. ACO-34A DNA:
- a CDS encoding transcriptional regulator — translation MSHTIKHQAKLLARVRRMKGQMEAIETALLAEAPCGDVLNMVASVRGAITGLTAELIEDHIREHVVNPDREEDPERAKGAAELIDVIRSYLK, via the coding sequence ATGAGTCACACGATAAAACATCAGGCAAAGCTGCTCGCCCGTGTCAGGCGGATGAAGGGGCAGATGGAAGCCATCGAAACCGCGCTGCTGGCGGAAGCGCCCTGCGGCGATGTTCTCAACATGGTCGCTTCGGTTCGTGGCGCGATCACCGGCCTGACTGCGGAACTGATCGAGGACCACATTCGCGAGCATGTGGTCAATCCGGACCGCGAGGAAGACCCCGAGCGCGCCAAAGGGGCTGCCGAACTTATCGATGTCATCAGGAGCTATCTGAAATGA
- a CDS encoding molybdate ABC transporter substrate-binding protein, whose translation MSVSFRSFRAVAKAAVVAAAFLAQPVSSAFADGPVTVFAAASLKEVLTDISTAWKAETGKETSVSFAASSALAKQIQEGAPADIFFSADLKWMDHLDKAGLIADGTRSNLLGNRIVLVAPKDSTVTTTIAAGFPLKELLAGGKLAMGNTESVPAGLYGKAALEKLGVWDSVKADIAQSDSVRAALLLVSRAEAPLGIVYETDAKADKEVKVVDRFPEDSHPEIIYPAALVKESKNADAKAFLEYLHGEKAKEIFTAAGFTVLSKTN comes from the coding sequence ATGTCCGTTTCGTTTCGCTCCTTCCGTGCCGTTGCCAAGGCCGCAGTCGTCGCTGCCGCCTTCCTTGCCCAGCCGGTATCCTCCGCTTTTGCCGACGGACCGGTAACTGTTTTTGCCGCTGCCAGCCTCAAGGAAGTGCTGACCGATATCTCCACCGCCTGGAAGGCCGAAACGGGCAAGGAAACGAGCGTTTCCTTCGCAGCCAGCTCCGCGCTCGCCAAGCAGATCCAGGAAGGCGCGCCGGCCGACATCTTCTTCTCGGCTGACCTGAAGTGGATGGACCACCTCGACAAGGCCGGCCTCATTGCAGACGGCACCCGCTCCAATCTGCTCGGCAACCGCATCGTGCTCGTGGCGCCGAAGGATTCGACTGTAACCACGACGATCGCGGCAGGCTTCCCGCTCAAGGAACTTCTCGCCGGCGGCAAGCTCGCCATGGGCAACACGGAGTCGGTTCCGGCCGGTCTCTATGGCAAGGCCGCTCTGGAAAAGCTCGGGGTATGGGACAGCGTCAAGGCTGACATCGCCCAGTCGGATAGCGTTCGCGCGGCACTTCTGCTCGTTTCCCGCGCCGAAGCCCCGCTCGGTATCGTTTATGAAACCGACGCCAAGGCCGACAAGGAAGTAAAGGTCGTTGACCGCTTCCCGGAAGACAGCCATCCTGAGATCATCTATCCGGCTGCTCTGGTGAAGGAATCGAAGAATGCTGACGCCAAGGCCTTCCTCGAATACCTGCATGGCGAAAAGGCCAAGGAAATCTTCACCGCTGCCGGCTTCACGGTGCTCTCCAAGACGAACTGA
- a CDS encoding RNA-binding transcriptional accessory protein: MADDNKSIAAIIASEIKARPDQVASAVQLLDEGATVPFIARYRKEVTGGLDDTQLRDLAERLTYLRELAARRKAIVESITSQGKMTDELMVKIFQVGTKAELEDIYLPYKPKRRTRAEIAREKGLQPLADAIWSNRAADPQQLAEAYITADVPDVKAALEGARDIVAETISENADLIGRLRNDMKDRAVLYSRVVEGKENTGEKFADYFDHFERWATVPGHRALAMLRGWNEEMLTLSIEVDKDDPSPVKPAQRTIAAAYEIRQAGPADKWLMEAAGWTWRVKLSVSLSLDLMRELRERAEEEAIHVFARNLKDLLLAAPAGSRATMGLDPGIRTGVKVAIVDGTGKLLETTTVYPFPPKNDVRGTQVELAGLIRKHNVELIAIGNGTGSRETEKLVTDMLSQFPSTAAKPTKVIVSEAGASVYSASEAAAREFPGLDVSLRGAVSIARRLQDPLAELVKIEPKSIGVGQYQHDVDQGKLGRSLDAVVEDAVNAVGVDLNTASVPLLARVSGLGGSIAEAIVSYRDQTGAFESRKDLLKVPRLGARTFEQCAGFLRIQNGKEPLDASSVHPEAYGVAKKIVAACGRDLRSLMGDSALLKGLDPRKFIDEQFGLPTVKDIIAELDKPGRDPRPSFKTATFAEGVDEITDLKPGMMLEGTVTNVAAFGAFVDIGVHQDGLVHVSQLADRFVKDPHEVVKAGDVVKVRVVEVDVKRKRIALTMRKDGGEAPAPSARDNRGQSNMRNSGGKSGGGRQETPAIGGLGAALAEAMRRK; encoded by the coding sequence ATGGCCGACGACAACAAATCCATCGCCGCGATCATCGCTTCCGAGATCAAGGCTCGCCCCGATCAGGTGGCATCCGCCGTGCAGTTGCTCGATGAGGGCGCGACCGTTCCCTTCATCGCCCGCTACCGCAAGGAAGTGACGGGCGGTCTCGACGATACGCAGTTGCGCGATCTGGCCGAACGGCTCACCTATCTGCGCGAGCTTGCCGCCCGCCGCAAGGCAATCGTCGAGTCGATCACTTCGCAGGGCAAGATGACCGACGAACTGATGGTCAAGATTTTCCAGGTCGGCACCAAGGCCGAGCTTGAGGACATCTACCTCCCCTACAAGCCGAAGCGCCGCACCCGCGCCGAGATCGCCCGCGAAAAGGGCCTGCAGCCGCTGGCCGATGCCATATGGTCCAACCGTGCAGCCGATCCCCAGCAACTGGCCGAGGCCTATATCACCGCCGATGTTCCTGACGTGAAGGCGGCTCTCGAGGGTGCGCGCGACATCGTCGCCGAGACGATTTCGGAAAATGCCGACCTGATCGGCCGTCTGCGCAATGACATGAAGGATCGCGCAGTTCTCTATTCCAGGGTGGTCGAGGGCAAGGAAAATACCGGCGAGAAATTCGCCGACTACTTCGATCATTTCGAACGCTGGGCGACGGTTCCGGGCCATCGCGCGCTCGCCATGCTGCGCGGCTGGAACGAGGAAATGCTGACTCTTTCGATCGAGGTCGACAAGGACGATCCGTCGCCGGTCAAGCCGGCGCAGCGCACCATCGCCGCAGCCTATGAGATCCGTCAGGCAGGCCCGGCCGACAAGTGGCTGATGGAGGCTGCCGGCTGGACATGGCGCGTGAAGCTCTCCGTTTCGCTGTCGCTCGACCTGATGCGCGAACTGCGTGAACGCGCCGAAGAAGAAGCGATCCACGTCTTCGCCCGCAACCTCAAGGATCTGCTGCTTGCCGCTCCCGCCGGCTCCCGCGCCACCATGGGTCTCGACCCCGGCATTCGCACTGGCGTAAAGGTCGCGATTGTCGATGGAACCGGCAAGCTGCTGGAGACGACGACCGTCTATCCCTTCCCGCCGAAGAACGATGTGCGTGGCACGCAGGTGGAGCTCGCAGGCCTCATCCGCAAGCACAATGTCGAACTGATCGCCATCGGTAACGGCACCGGAAGCCGCGAGACCGAAAAGCTGGTGACCGATATGCTCTCGCAGTTTCCGTCGACCGCCGCGAAGCCGACCAAGGTCATCGTCTCGGAAGCCGGCGCATCCGTCTATTCGGCATCGGAAGCCGCCGCCCGCGAATTCCCGGGCCTTGACGTTTCGCTGCGAGGGGCCGTCTCCATCGCTCGTCGCCTGCAGGACCCGCTGGCCGAACTGGTGAAGATCGAGCCGAAGTCGATCGGCGTCGGCCAGTACCAGCACGACGTCGATCAGGGCAAGCTCGGCCGCTCGCTCGATGCGGTCGTGGAAGACGCGGTGAATGCCGTTGGCGTGGACCTCAACACGGCCTCCGTGCCGCTGCTTGCCCGCGTCTCGGGTCTCGGCGGCTCGATCGCCGAAGCCATCGTTTCCTATCGCGACCAGACCGGCGCATTCGAAAGCCGCAAGGATCTCCTGAAAGTCCCACGCCTTGGTGCCCGCACCTTTGAACAGTGCGCCGGCTTTCTGCGCATCCAGAACGGCAAGGAGCCGCTCGACGCCTCCTCCGTGCACCCGGAAGCCTATGGCGTTGCGAAAAAGATCGTCGCTGCCTGCGGCCGCGACCTGCGCAGCCTGATGGGCGACAGCGCCCTGCTGAAGGGGCTCGATCCGCGCAAGTTCATCGATGAGCAGTTCGGTCTGCCGACCGTCAAGGACATCATCGCCGAACTCGACAAGCCGGGCCGCGACCCGCGCCCGAGTTTCAAGACGGCGACCTTCGCCGAGGGCGTGGACGAGATCACCGACCTCAAGCCCGGTATGATGCTGGAAGGCACCGTCACCAACGTTGCCGCCTTCGGCGCCTTCGTCGATATCGGCGTCCATCAGGACGGTCTCGTGCACGTTTCCCAACTTGCCGATCGCTTCGTCAAGGACCCGCATGAGGTGGTCAAAGCCGGCGACGTGGTGAAGGTTCGCGTGGTCGAGGTCGATGTCAAGCGCAAGCGCATCGCGCTCACCATGCGCAAGGATGGCGGCGAGGCTCCGGCCCCCTCGGCCCGTGACAATCGCGGCCAGTCCAACATGCGCAACTCCGGCGGCAAGTCGGGCGGCGGCCGCCAGGAGACGCCCGCCATCGGCGGTCTCGGCGCTGCATTGGCCGAGGCCATGCGCCGGAAGTAA
- a CDS encoding SAM-dependent methyltransferase: MTSRLEDLLSRIICKGNFRVTFADGRTKTIGDGSGELVALRFTDEKAENELVSDPQLKLGEIYMDGRMIVEHGDIYDLLALIKSNTLSEGLNFSMIWRGLARYCLTRICGLFPVNHNRRNVAHHYDLSAKLFDLFLDQDWQYSCAYFEPAGISLDEAQLAKKRHIAAKLRLEKDQRVLEIGSGWGGMAMYLAEMAGVEVNGITLSTEQLRVSRSRAEKRGLASRVRFDLQDYRTMRAAPFDRIVSVGMFEHVGPTNYRNFFGKVSELLKDDGVMVLHSIGQPYPALYNNPFFEKYIFPGGYIPSVAEVLPAIEKSGLLIRDVEILPLHYGYTLRHWRQRFLARKAEAVALYDERFFRMWEFYLAGSEMAFTHENFFIFQMQITKSQFVVPDNRNYIAEAEAKLRAAEEARAPLEKVEF; encoded by the coding sequence ATGACCTCAAGGCTTGAGGACTTACTGTCAAGGATCATCTGCAAGGGAAATTTCCGCGTAACCTTCGCGGATGGAAGGACAAAGACTATCGGAGATGGCAGCGGCGAACTGGTCGCCTTGCGCTTCACCGATGAGAAGGCAGAAAACGAGCTGGTTTCCGATCCCCAGCTCAAGCTTGGTGAAATCTATATGGATGGCCGAATGATCGTCGAACACGGCGATATCTACGACCTCCTGGCTCTCATCAAGTCGAATACCCTTTCCGAGGGCTTGAACTTCAGCATGATATGGCGCGGATTGGCGCGCTATTGCCTGACCCGGATCTGCGGTCTCTTCCCGGTCAATCACAATCGCCGCAACGTCGCGCATCACTACGATCTCTCCGCCAAGCTCTTCGACCTCTTCCTCGATCAGGACTGGCAGTATTCCTGCGCCTATTTCGAACCCGCCGGCATTTCGCTCGATGAGGCCCAGCTCGCCAAGAAGCGGCATATCGCGGCCAAGCTTCGTCTTGAAAAGGACCAGCGGGTGCTGGAAATCGGTTCCGGCTGGGGCGGCATGGCCATGTATCTTGCCGAAATGGCGGGCGTCGAGGTGAACGGCATCACGCTTTCGACCGAACAGTTGCGCGTCTCGCGCAGCCGGGCCGAAAAGCGCGGCCTTGCTTCCCGCGTCCGGTTCGATCTTCAGGACTATCGAACCATGCGTGCGGCACCCTTCGACCGCATCGTCTCCGTCGGCATGTTCGAGCATGTCGGGCCGACCAATTACCGCAACTTCTTCGGAAAGGTGTCGGAGCTTCTGAAGGATGACGGCGTGATGGTGCTCCACTCCATCGGACAACCCTATCCGGCGCTCTACAACAATCCCTTCTTCGAAAAGTACATCTTCCCCGGAGGCTATATTCCCTCCGTGGCCGAGGTGCTGCCCGCAATCGAGAAGTCGGGCCTGCTGATCCGTGACGTGGAGATCCTGCCGCTTCACTATGGCTATACGCTTCGGCACTGGCGACAACGTTTCCTTGCCCGCAAGGCCGAGGCCGTGGCGCTTTACGACGAGCGTTTCTTCCGCATGTGGGAATTCTATCTCGCCGGCTCCGAAATGGCCTTCACCCACGAGAACTTCTTCATCTTCCAGATGCAGATCACCAAGAGCCAGTTCGTCGTGCCCGACAACCGCAACTATATCGCCGAAGCCGAGGCAAAGTTGAGGGCGGCGGAAGAGGCAAGGGCGCCGCTGGAGAAGGTGGAGTTCTAG
- a CDS encoding scaffolding protein — protein sequence MRKPVLALVSASFFSIIATESHAGEHFWSGDWYLTLGGAGISGPKFEGADSRKLSFSPIISLGRQGSGSRFSSRNDSASLAIVDTDMFRAGIAGKFVPARDSDDYRDIKGLSDVRWGAELGGFVDVYPTDFVRLRGELRQGIRSHDGLVADLSADVFTDIAPDIQLSGGPRARYATSGYTKAYYGVNAEESAASGLSQYDPDGGWQSVGVGTALTWKATEKLSTSAFAEYSRLVGSAGDSSLVQERGSRNQFMFGVSASYKFGFSLD from the coding sequence ATGCGTAAGCCGGTGCTTGCTCTCGTTTCCGCGAGCTTTTTCAGTATTATTGCCACCGAAAGCCATGCTGGCGAGCATTTCTGGTCCGGCGACTGGTATCTGACGCTTGGCGGCGCCGGCATTTCCGGCCCGAAGTTCGAAGGCGCCGATAGCCGCAAGCTCTCCTTCTCGCCGATCATCTCGCTCGGTCGTCAGGGCAGCGGCTCGCGTTTCTCGTCGCGCAACGACAGCGCATCGCTCGCCATCGTCGATACCGACATGTTCCGCGCCGGTATCGCCGGCAAGTTCGTGCCCGCGCGCGATTCCGATGACTACCGCGACATCAAGGGACTTTCCGACGTCAGGTGGGGCGCAGAACTCGGCGGCTTCGTCGATGTCTACCCGACCGATTTTGTCCGTCTGCGTGGCGAATTGCGCCAGGGCATCCGCAGCCACGACGGCCTCGTCGCCGATCTCTCGGCGGATGTCTTCACCGATATCGCCCCGGATATCCAGCTCTCCGGCGGTCCGCGCGCCCGTTACGCAACGAGCGGCTACACCAAGGCCTATTACGGCGTGAACGCAGAGGAATCCGCGGCCTCCGGCCTCAGCCAGTATGATCCGGATGGCGGCTGGCAGTCGGTCGGCGTCGGCACGGCGCTCACCTGGAAGGCGACAGAAAAGCTTTCCACCAGCGCGTTTGCCGAATATTCCCGCCTCGTCGGCTCCGCCGGCGACAGCTCGCTGGTTCAGGAGCGTGGTTCCCGCAACCAGTTCATGTTCGGCGTTTCCGCCAGCTACAAGTTCGGCTTCAGCCTCGATTGA
- a CDS encoding chemotaxis protein — protein MKNLKISHQLLGLIGALMIAFGIATYFQISSAADAIYTERTDMLRTQVESGLAIIESYDAKVKSGELTKEEAQKQAFAVLSKAKFEPNGYLFGISYDVVTVFHPNPQQIGLNSKGQPDKKGNLFREEMLEKGKKGGGVTHYFWEKPGDKSGEVFEKAVYSKSYEPWNMIVATGVYIDDLQIKLNAMIWKAMMIGATLVVLGLAAGWIVIRGITLPLKAIHHALEEVANENVSLAIPHTDMRNEVGMMAKATKELQEKVRERHALAARQDEQQMQLDSERQHNADMQRSEAEQQARVVSTIGQALEQLAHGDLTVRCGDIGAKYSGLRDNFNEALSHLEAAMAKVSAKGIDIGGSKEEIRRASNELSQRTERQAANLEETSAALDELTVAVRQTADGAQEAAKRVHAVSTEASRSDAVVAQAIGAMSGIEHSSSEISKIIGVIDEIAFQTNLLALNAGVEAARAGESGKGFAVVAQEVRELAQRSAAAAKEIKEQISRSSVQVQNGVQLVGEAGEALKRISDQIKAASDIVTKIAHSASEQDTTLRSISSSMNQLDAATQHNAAMAEETTASAEALASDTEELLNLIRGFRVSGQGMQSSAGLGAMAERMRRAS, from the coding sequence ATGAAGAATCTGAAGATTTCCCACCAGTTGCTTGGGTTGATCGGTGCCCTGATGATCGCATTCGGCATCGCAACCTATTTCCAGATCAGTTCGGCCGCGGACGCGATCTATACCGAGCGCACCGACATGCTGCGCACGCAGGTCGAATCCGGCCTCGCGATCATCGAAAGCTATGACGCCAAGGTGAAATCCGGCGAGCTGACCAAGGAAGAAGCCCAGAAGCAGGCCTTCGCGGTTCTCTCCAAGGCAAAGTTCGAGCCGAACGGCTATCTCTTCGGCATTTCCTACGACGTCGTAACGGTCTTCCATCCCAATCCGCAGCAGATCGGCCTGAACAGCAAGGGCCAGCCGGACAAGAAGGGCAACCTCTTCCGCGAAGAAATGCTTGAAAAGGGCAAGAAGGGTGGCGGCGTCACCCATTACTTCTGGGAAAAGCCCGGCGACAAGAGCGGCGAAGTCTTTGAAAAGGCCGTCTACAGCAAGTCCTACGAGCCGTGGAACATGATCGTCGCCACCGGCGTCTATATCGACGACCTGCAGATCAAGCTCAACGCGATGATCTGGAAGGCCATGATGATCGGCGCAACGCTGGTCGTTCTCGGCCTCGCCGCCGGCTGGATCGTCATTCGCGGCATCACGCTGCCGCTGAAGGCCATCCATCATGCGCTGGAAGAAGTGGCCAACGAAAACGTCTCGCTTGCCATTCCGCACACCGACATGCGCAACGAAGTCGGCATGATGGCCAAGGCCACCAAGGAACTGCAGGAGAAGGTGCGTGAACGCCACGCGCTTGCTGCCCGCCAGGACGAACAGCAGATGCAGCTCGACAGCGAGCGTCAGCATAACGCCGACATGCAGCGTTCCGAAGCCGAGCAGCAGGCCCGCGTCGTCTCCACCATCGGCCAGGCGCTGGAACAGCTCGCACACGGTGACCTCACCGTCCGTTGCGGCGATATCGGCGCCAAGTATTCCGGCCTGCGCGACAACTTCAACGAAGCGCTGTCGCACCTCGAAGCGGCCATGGCGAAGGTCAGCGCCAAGGGCATCGACATCGGCGGCTCGAAGGAAGAGATCCGCCGCGCCTCCAACGAACTTTCGCAGCGTACAGAGCGTCAGGCAGCCAATCTCGAGGAAACCTCGGCTGCCCTCGACGAGCTGACGGTTGCCGTTCGCCAGACCGCCGACGGCGCCCAGGAAGCGGCAAAGCGCGTCCACGCCGTTTCGACCGAGGCCTCCCGCTCGGATGCCGTCGTCGCCCAGGCGATCGGCGCGATGAGCGGCATCGAGCACTCGTCTTCGGAAATCTCCAAGATTATCGGCGTGATCGACGAGATCGCCTTCCAGACCAACCTTCTGGCCCTGAACGCAGGCGTCGAAGCCGCCCGCGCCGGCGAAAGCGGCAAGGGTTTCGCCGTCGTCGCACAGGAAGTCCGCGAGCTTGCGCAGCGCTCTGCGGCTGCCGCCAAGGAGATCAAGGAACAGATCTCGCGGTCTTCCGTTCAGGTGCAGAACGGCGTGCAGCTGGTTGGCGAGGCTGGCGAAGCGCTGAAGCGCATCTCCGACCAGATCAAGGCGGCAAGCGACATCGTCACCAAGATCGCCCATTCCGCGTCGGAACAGGACACCACCCTGCGCTCCATCTCCTCGTCGATGAACCAGCTCGACGCGGCGACCCAGCACAATGCGGCGATGGCGGAAGAGACCACGGCTTCGGCCGAGGCTCTGGCCAGCGACACCGAGGAACTGCTGAACCTCATCCGCGGCTTCCGGGTTTCCGGACAGGGCATGCAGTCCTCCGCCGGCCTTGGTGCGATGGCCGAAAGAATGCGCCGCGCCTCCTGA
- a CDS encoding phosphoribosylamine--glycine ligase: protein MKVLLIGSGGREHALAWKLAQSPLMEAFYAAPGNPGIGEYATLVPISVDDLEEILAFCRGHEIDFVVVGPEAPLVAGLADKLRAEGFDVFGPSAAAAQLEGSKGFTKDLCARFDIPTGAYQRFNNAPKAKAYIRAQGAPIVIKADGLAAGKGVTVAMTVDEALAAVDDCFEGAFGDAGAEVVVEAFLDGEEASFFCLSDGKSLLALATAQDHKRVGDGDTGPNTGGMGAYSPAPVMTPELVERTMREIIEPTMRGMAEMGMPFSGVFFAGLMITEKGPELIEYNVRFGDPECQVLMMRLKSDLLPLLHAAATGRLHEVSAEWRDEAALTVVMASKGYPGSYEKNTPIGTLPEPEANARVFHAGTALKDGQLVATGGRVLNVTALGHDVAEARDRAYGLVDRISWDNGFCRRDIGWRAIGRDKT from the coding sequence ATGAAAGTTCTGTTGATCGGTTCTGGCGGACGTGAGCATGCACTCGCATGGAAGCTGGCGCAATCGCCTCTGATGGAGGCATTCTACGCGGCCCCGGGCAATCCGGGGATCGGCGAATACGCGACGCTGGTTCCGATTTCCGTCGATGACCTCGAGGAAATCCTCGCCTTCTGTCGCGGACACGAAATCGACTTCGTCGTCGTCGGTCCGGAAGCGCCGCTGGTCGCAGGCCTTGCCGACAAGCTGCGCGCGGAAGGCTTCGATGTCTTCGGCCCGTCCGCCGCCGCAGCCCAGCTCGAAGGTTCCAAGGGCTTCACCAAGGATCTCTGCGCCCGCTTCGACATCCCGACCGGCGCCTATCAGCGCTTCAACAACGCGCCGAAGGCCAAGGCCTATATCCGCGCGCAGGGTGCGCCCATCGTCATCAAGGCTGACGGCCTTGCCGCCGGCAAGGGCGTGACCGTGGCGATGACAGTCGATGAAGCGCTGGCGGCGGTCGATGACTGCTTCGAGGGTGCATTTGGCGATGCCGGTGCGGAAGTCGTGGTCGAGGCCTTCCTCGATGGCGAGGAAGCGAGCTTCTTCTGCCTCTCCGACGGCAAGAGCCTGCTGGCGCTCGCAACCGCGCAGGACCACAAGCGCGTCGGCGACGGCGATACCGGCCCGAACACCGGCGGCATGGGCGCTTACTCCCCCGCTCCGGTCATGACGCCGGAACTGGTGGAGCGCACCATGCGCGAAATCATCGAGCCGACCATGCGCGGCATGGCGGAAATGGGCATGCCCTTTTCCGGCGTGTTCTTCGCCGGCCTGATGATCACCGAAAAAGGCCCCGAACTTATCGAGTACAATGTCCGCTTCGGAGACCCGGAGTGCCAGGTGCTGATGATGCGGCTGAAGAGCGATCTCCTGCCGCTCCTTCACGCAGCCGCGACAGGCCGGCTGCACGAGGTTTCCGCCGAGTGGCGGGACGAGGCGGCGCTCACCGTCGTCATGGCATCCAAGGGCTATCCCGGTTCCTACGAGAAGAACACGCCGATCGGCACGCTGCCTGAACCCGAAGCCAATGCCCGGGTCTTCCACGCCGGCACCGCGCTCAAGGATGGACAGCTGGTCGCCACCGGCGGACGCGTGCTGAACGTGACCGCGCTCGGCCACGATGTTGCCGAAGCCAGGGACCGTGCCTATGGCCTTGTCGACCGGATTTCCTGGGACAACGGTTTCTGCCGTCGGGACATCGGCTGGCGTGCCATCGGCCGCGACAAGACCTGA
- a CDS encoding 4-hydroxybenzoate polyprenyltransferase → MQQTDDFAGRVADARSDNWVHRTLPRSWWPYAQLARWDRPIGWQLLMWPCFWSSAMAANALAAEGRLSFSLFLFHLFLFFVGSVAMRGAGCTYNDLVDHNIDMQVARTRSRPLPSGRVSRKEAKIFILAQALVGLAVLLCFNGFSIVLGILSLAIVAIYPFAKRFTDWPQFFLGLAFSWGGLMGWAGLQGSLSLSAVLLYVAAVAWTIGYDTIYAHQDKEDDALVGVRSTARLFGDDTRYWLIALYGITFLLILAAFIASGVGFFAYLGLFVALGMLVRQIVVIDIDNADQCLALFKSNNRVGLILFAGLLLAIPFA, encoded by the coding sequence ATGCAACAGACAGATGATTTCGCCGGCCGCGTCGCTGATGCGCGTTCCGATAATTGGGTTCACCGGACCTTGCCCCGCAGCTGGTGGCCGTATGCGCAGCTTGCGCGCTGGGACAGGCCGATCGGCTGGCAATTGCTCATGTGGCCGTGCTTCTGGTCCTCGGCCATGGCCGCCAATGCGTTGGCGGCGGAAGGGCGCCTGTCCTTCTCGCTTTTCCTTTTCCATCTCTTTCTGTTCTTCGTCGGTTCGGTCGCCATGCGCGGTGCAGGCTGCACGTATAACGATCTCGTGGACCACAATATCGATATGCAGGTCGCGCGCACCCGCTCGCGTCCCCTGCCGTCTGGCCGCGTCAGCCGCAAGGAAGCGAAGATCTTCATCCTCGCCCAGGCTCTGGTCGGGTTGGCGGTGCTGCTCTGCTTCAACGGCTTTTCCATCGTGCTTGGCATCCTGTCGCTGGCGATCGTTGCCATCTATCCCTTCGCCAAGCGCTTTACCGACTGGCCGCAATTCTTCCTTGGTCTGGCCTTCTCATGGGGCGGGCTGATGGGCTGGGCGGGACTTCAGGGCTCGCTATCGCTCTCCGCCGTGCTGCTTTACGTTGCGGCTGTCGCCTGGACGATCGGTTACGACACGATCTACGCCCATCAGGACAAGGAGGACGACGCACTCGTCGGCGTCCGTTCCACCGCGCGGCTGTTCGGCGATGATACACGTTACTGGCTGATTGCCCTTTACGGCATTACCTTCCTGCTGATCCTGGCGGCTTTCATCGCCTCGGGCGTGGGCTTTTTCGCCTATCTCGGCCTGTTTGTCGCGCTGGGCATGCTGGTCCGGCAGATCGTCGTCATCGATATCGACAATGCGGATCAGTGCCTTGCCCTGTTCAAGTCCAACAACCGCGTCGGCCTGATCCTTTTTGCCGGTCTGCTGCTGGCCATTCCTTTCGCCTGA
- a CDS encoding cation transporter produces MTHDHDDHHHDHPHPHPHAHSHAPAQARLAASHQHMFLGADHQRNARKTWAVIAITTVMMVGEIAAGTLFGSMALLADGWHMATHAGAILISALAYRYALKNVGNDRFTFGTGKFGDLAAFSSAIVLAMVALLIGWESLMRFRNPVAIDFNEAIAVAVLGLVVNLVCAWLLWDDHDHHGAGHGHHHGHHDHTGSHAHAGSHAHGGGDTNLRAAYVHVIADALTSVLAIAGLLAGSFYGWLWLDPIIGLIGTVVIARWAYGLMRQAGGVLVDYVPQSEDLPEEIRAIIEPEGAKIADLHVWQLGPGHHGAIVSLTATEPRAPSYYREKLARIPDLSHVTVEVERAAAA; encoded by the coding sequence ATGACGCACGACCACGACGATCACCATCACGATCATCCTCACCCCCATCCGCATGCCCATTCCCACGCACCGGCGCAGGCGCGCCTTGCTGCAAGCCATCAGCACATGTTCCTGGGCGCGGACCACCAGCGCAACGCCCGCAAGACATGGGCCGTCATCGCCATCACCACGGTCATGATGGTGGGCGAGATCGCCGCCGGAACGCTGTTCGGCTCCATGGCCCTGCTGGCCGATGGCTGGCACATGGCCACCCACGCCGGCGCCATCCTGATCTCGGCGCTTGCCTATCGCTATGCGCTGAAGAATGTCGGCAATGATCGCTTCACCTTCGGCACCGGCAAGTTTGGCGATCTTGCGGCATTCTCGAGCGCAATCGTGCTGGCCATGGTGGCGCTGCTGATCGGCTGGGAAAGCCTGATGCGTTTCCGCAATCCGGTGGCCATCGATTTCAACGAGGCGATTGCGGTTGCCGTCCTCGGCCTCGTGGTCAATCTCGTCTGCGCCTGGCTGCTCTGGGACGATCACGACCATCACGGCGCGGGCCACGGTCATCATCATGGTCATCACGATCACACCGGCAGCCATGCTCATGCCGGCAGTCACGCCCATGGCGGCGGCGACACCAATCTGCGTGCCGCCTATGTGCATGTGATCGCCGATGCGTTGACGTCAGTCCTCGCCATTGCCGGCCTGCTCGCCGGCAGCTTCTATGGATGGCTCTGGCTCGATCCGATCATCGGCCTCATCGGCACGGTCGTCATTGCTCGCTGGGCCTATGGCCTTATGCGCCAGGCGGGTGGCGTGCTCGTCGATTATGTTCCGCAAAGCGAGGATCTGCCGGAGGAAATCCGGGCGATCATCGAACCGGAGGGGGCAAAGATCGCTGACCTGCATGTCTGGCAGCTTGGTCCCGGCCATCATGGCGCCATCGTTTCGCTGACGGCAACCGAACCGCGTGCGCCGTCCTATTATCGCGAGAAGCTCGCCCGTATTCCCGACCTGTCTCATGTCACGGTCGAGGTCGAACGCGCGGCCGCCGCCTGA